Proteins from one Syngnathus scovelli strain Florida chromosome 9, RoL_Ssco_1.2, whole genome shotgun sequence genomic window:
- the washc5 gene encoding WASH complex subunit 5 codes for MDFLAENNLCGQAILRIVSRGNAIIAELLRLSDFIPAVFRLKDKSDQQKYGDIICDFSYFKGPEYYEGKLEAKPDLQDLDEEFRENNIEILSRFYLAFESVHKYIVDLNRYLDDLHEGVYIQQTLETVLLNEDGKQLLCEALYLYGVMLLVIEHKIEGDVRERMLVSYYRYSAARSSADSNMDDICKLLRSTGFSSQPGARRPANYPESYFHRVPISATFISMVIGRLRSDDIYNQVSAYPLPEHRSTALANQAAMLYVCLYFSPSILQSQQAKMREIVDKYFPDNWVISIYMGITVNLVEAWDPYKAAKTALNYTLDTANIKEQASRYGTSMESLRPQVQQLLKEGFLRDEIILDNIPKLLNCLRDCNVAIRWLMLHSAESAYDPNNKKLRQIKEQVLADSKYNSKSLFQLLLDAAQLEFTLKEMFKQMLSEKQIKWESYKKEGSERMTELAEVFSGVKPLTRVEKNENLQAWFREISKQIQSLNYEDSTAAGRKTVQLIQALVEVQEFHQLESNLQVCQFLADTRKFLHQMIRTINIKEEVLITMQIVGDLSYAWQIIDSFTSIMQESIRVSSSMVTKLRATFLKLASALDLPLLRINQVNSADLLSVSQFYSGELVAYVRKVLQIIPESMFTSLAKIIKLQIHDIMEVPTRLDKDKLKDYSQLGARYEVAKLTHDISIFTEGILMMKTTLVGIIKVDPKQLLEDGIRKELVKRVAYALHKGLIFNPKAKPSELMPKLKDMAATMDGFYRSFEYIQDYVSIYGLKIWQEEVSRIINYNVEQECNSFLRAKIQDWQSVYQSTHIPIPKFPSVDESATFIGRLCREILRITDPKLTCYIEQMNTWYDLKSHQEVTNNRLFSGIQSSLGTFGLNGLDRLLCFMIVKELQNFLTMIQKTILKDKAAVEVLKAVLIAVNPVQGVVGNASKVYGGAVAKIPKIWGPYLEVIMKVGQMQILRQQIANELNYSCKFDSKHLAAALQNINKSLLADIEAHYQDPSLPYPKEDNTLLYEITAYLEAAGIHNPLNKIYITTKRLPFFPILNFLFVIAQLPKLQYSRNQGMTCRKSTDPVDWPPLVLGLLTLLKQFHSRYTDQFLALIGQFIRSIMEQCTSQKIPDMPSDVVGALMFLEDYVKYTKLSRKVAEAHVPSFIFDEFRTIL; via the exons ATGGACTTCTTGGCGGAGAACAACCTGTGTGGCCAGGCCATCCTCAGGATAGTTTCCAGGGGAAATGCTATCATTGCTGAGCTTCTACGCCTCTCTGACTTTATCCCTGCGGTTTTCAGACTCAAGGACAAGAGCGATCAGCAGAAATATGGAGACATCATCTGTGACTTCAGCTACTTTAAG GGCCCCGAGTATTACGAGGGAAAGTTAGAGGCCAAACCTGACCTTCaggacctggatgaagagttcagGGAAAACAATATTGAGATTCTCTCCCGATTCTATCTGGCTTTCGAGAGCGTCCACAAATACATCGTGGATCTAAATAG ATACTTGGATGACCTCCATGAGGGGGTTTATATACAGCAAACACTTGAGACTGTGCTTCTAAATGAGGATGGAAAGCAACTACTG TGTGAGGCACTCTACCTGTACGGTGTTATGTTGCTGGTTATCGAGCATAAAATTGAAGGGGACGTTCGCGAACGGATGCTGGTCTCCTACTACAGATACAG CGCGGCAAGGTCTTCGGCTGACTCCAACATGGACGACATCTGCAAGCTCCTGCGCAGCACCGGCTTCTCCAGCCAGCCTGGAGCCCGACGGCCTGCCAACTATCCAGAGAGCTACTTTCACAGGGTTCCCATCAGTGCCACATTCATCAGTATGGTCATTGGAAGACTGCGCTCTGACGACATCTACAACCAA GTGTCCGCCTACCCTCTACCTGAACATCGTAGTACGGCGCTGGCTAATCAGGCGGCCATGCTGTACGTCTGCCTTTACTTCAGCCCGTCCATACTGCAAAGCCAGCAGGCCAAGATGAGAGAGATCGTGGACAAGTACTTCCCTGACAACTGG GTGATCAGTATCTACATGGGGATCACCGTCAATCTGGTGGAGGCTTGGGACCCGTACAAAGCTGCTAAAACTGCTCTCAACTACACGCTGGATACTGCCAACATCAAAGAGCAG GCCAGCCGTTACGGCACGAGCATGGAGAGCCTTCGGCCGCAGGtgcaacagctgctgaaggaagGCTTCCTCAGAGACGAGATCATTCTGGATAACATTCCCAAATTGCTTAACTGCCTAAGGGACTGCAATGTTGCCATTCGCTGGCTGATGCTGCATTCGGCCGAGTCGG CGTATGACCCAAACAACAAGAAACTACGGCAGATCAAAGAGCAAGTGCTGGCTGACTCCAAATACAATTCCAAGAGCCTCTTTCAGCTCCTCCTCGATGCGGCCCAGCTGGAGTTTACCCTCAAGGAG ATGTTCAAGCAGATGCTGTCAGAGAAACAGATCAAATGGGAGAGCTACAAGAAGGAGGGCTCCGAGAGAATGACCGAACTGGCCGAAGTCTTCTCTGGCGTTAAACCGCTCACCAGGGTGGAAAAGAACG AAAACCTCCAAGCTTGGTTCCGAGAAATCTCGAAACAGATCCAGTCGTTGAACTATGAGGACTCGACAGCTGCCGGTAGGAAGACGGTCCAACTCATACAGGCTCTTGTTGAG GTGCAGGAGTTCCACCAGTTAGAGTCCAACCTGCAGGTGTGTCAGTTTCTGGCAGACACCAGAAAGTTCCTGCACCAAATGATTCGCACCATCAATATCAAGGAAGAGGTCCTCATCACAATGCAGATCGTGGGAGACTTGTCGTACGCTTGGCAGATCATCGACAG CTTCACAAGCATTATGCAGGAGAGCATCCGAGTCAGTTCCTCCATGGTCACTAAACTGCGAGCGACCTTTCTGAAG CTGGCTTCCGCTTTGGATCTTCCGTTGCTGCGGATCAACCAAGTCAACAGCGCTGACCTGCTGAGTGTTTCCCAGTTCTACTCGGGAGAATTGGTGGCCTATGTCAGAAAG GTACTGCAGATCATCCCAGAGAGCATGTTCACCTCTCTGGCCAAGATCATTAAGCTTCAGATCCACGACATCATGGAGGTGCCCACGCGACTGGACAAGGACAAACTGAAGGACTACTCCCAGCTGGGGGCACGCTATGAA GTGGCCAAACTCACCCATGACATCTCCATTTTCACTGAGGGCATCTTGATGATGAAGACCACTTTAGTTGGAATTATCAAG GTGGATCCTAAGCAGCTTCTGGAAGATGGCATCAGGAAGGAGCTGGTGAAGAGGGTGGCTTATGCGCTGCACAAGGGCCTGATTTTCAATCCCAAGGCGAAG CCGAGCGAGTTGATGCCCAAGTTAAAAGACATGGCAGCCACCATGGACGGATTCTACAGGTCCTTTGAGTACATCCAGGACTACGTCAGCATATACGGTCTGAAAATCTGGCAGGAGGAAGTGTCTCGAATCATCAATTACAACGTAGAACAAGAGTGCAACAGTTTCCTCAGGGCTAAG ATCCAGGACTGGCAGAGCGTGTACCAGTCCACTCATATCCCCATCCCGAAGTTCCCATCCGTGGATGAGTCGGCCACCTTCATTGGACGTCTCTGTCGAGAGATTCTCCGCATCACAGATCCCAA GCTGACGTGCTACATTGAGCAAATGAACACCTGGTACGACCTGAAGAGCCACCAGGAAGTGACCAACAACAGGCTGTTCTCAGGGATCCAGAGCTCCTTGGGGACATTTGGCCTCAATGGCCTGGACCGCTTGCTGTGCTTCATGATTGTCAAGGAGCTGCAG AATTTCCTGACAATGATTCAGAAGACCATTTTGAAGGACAAAGCTGCAGTAGAGGTCTTGAAAGCCGTGCTGATTGCTGTCAATCCGGTTCAGGGCGTTGTAG GTAATGCCAGCAAAGTGTACGGCGGCGCTGTCGCCAAAATCCCCAAAATCTGGGGGCCGTATTTAGAGGTCATCATGAAG gttggtcaaatgcaaattctTCGGCAGCAAATTGCCAATGAGTTGAACTACTCCTGCAAGTTTGACTCCAAACACCTGGCGGCTGCCCTGCAAAACATTAACAA gTCGCTGCTAGCAGACATTGAAGCCCACTACCAGGACCCGTCGCTGCCCTACCCGAAAGAGGACAACACTCTCTTGTACGAGATCACAGCCTATTTAGAGGCTGCCGGTATTCACAACCCACTTAATAAG ATCTACATCACCACAAAGCGCCTTCCTTTCTTTCCCATCCTCAACTTCCTGTTTGTGATAGCGCAGCTGCCTAAACTTCAGTACAGCAGAAACCAAG GAATGACATGCAGGAAATCCACCGACCCAGTGGACTGGCCTCCTTTAGTCCTCGGCCTTCTCACGCTCCTCAAGCAGTTTCACTCCAGATACACAGACCAGTTCTTGGCTCTCATTGGGCAGTTCATCCGCTCTATCATGGAGCAATGTACAAG TCAGAAGATCCCTGACATGCCCTCTGATGTGGTGGGAGCGCTCATGTTCCTGGAAGACTATGTCAAATATACTAAATTGTCGCGCAAG GTGGCTGAAGCCCACGTCCCCAGTTTCATTTTTGATGAATTCAGAACTATACTGTGA